The DNA window CAGGCCGAGGACCAGCGGGCCGAGCGCTTCGGGGAGGGGCGATTCCCCGTTCCGTCCGGGTGAGCAGGCGCCAGTCGGAGAACCGGGACAGGTCGGCGACGATCCGCAGTTCGCGCCCGCCCAGCGCGGCCGTGACCGCAGGCAGGTCGCCCACGACGCCGAACTGCGCCTGGCCTCCGAGTACGTGTTCAGGGCGTCCCGGCCGGTGCCCAAAGACCCTTGCAGTACTAGCCCGCGGCCCGCGAGGGCCGGATCAGGCGGCGAACGGATTCGACCACCGTCTCGCGGTGGCGGGCCAGGCGCGCCGGGGACCAGACGGCGCCCGGGCCGCCCGCGGCCGCGGCGCCCACCGCGCCCGTCCACGCCTGCGCGAGGCCCAGTACGAGCGTGAGCAGGTCCTCGGGATCCAGCTCCGGGTCGATCCCTCCCGCGCGCTGAGCCTGCTCCACCGCCGCGATCTTGCCCCGGTAGGACTCCGCCTCGGCGTCGGTGGTGCCCGGCCGCTCCAACTGCTTCCACTGGACCAGCCGCATCAGGTCCGGCCGCTCGACCAGGTGGTCGAAGATGGCGCCCGCGTAGCCGGGCAGGTCGCGGGCGTCGAAGGGGACGGACTCCGAGCCCGTCTCCAGGGCCTGCTGGAGCACGGCGTCGAAGAGCTGTTCCTTGTTGCCGTAGTAGACGTAGATGAGCCGCTTGTTCGCCTGGGCGGCCTCCGCGATGCGATCGACCCGCGCCCCGGCGATGCCGTACGCGGCGAATTCGGAGAACGCCGCGTCGAGCAGCCGTGCCTTCGTTGCGCTGGAATCCCGTGCCATGGCAGGCAGCCTAGCAAGTAACTATCTAGTTATTGACATCTGCCGCACCCCTCCTGCAGACTCGAACTATCCGGTTAGTTACTTACTGACCCCACACCCCACGGAGGGCATCATGGAGATCCGCGCACTGGGCGGACAGGGACTGAAGGTCGGCGCCGAGGGCCTCGGCCTCATGGGCATGAGCGCCCATTACGGAGCCACCGACGAGACCGAGTCCCTCGCCACCATCGACCGCGCCCTCGAGCTGGGCGTGACCCTGCTCGACACCGCCGAGGGCTACGGCCCCTTCCTCAACGAGCAGCTCCTCG is part of the Streptomyces sp. NBC_00454 genome and encodes:
- a CDS encoding TetR family transcriptional regulator, giving the protein MARDSSATKARLLDAAFSEFAAYGIAGARVDRIAEAAQANKRLIYVYYGNKEQLFDAVLQQALETGSESVPFDARDLPGYAGAIFDHLVERPDLMRLVQWKQLERPGTTDAEAESYRGKIAAVEQAQRAGGIDPELDPEDLLTLVLGLAQAWTGAVGAAAAGGPGAVWSPARLARHRETVVESVRRLIRPSRAAG